AAATCATCGTTGATCCTGGTGAGAAATATGGATTCGGCGGCGAGCATCATATCCGGATTAACATCGGCTGCCCTAGATCTACACTAGAAGAAATTCTGAACAGACTTCGTTATACATTTTTATAAAGTGAAACTTTAATCATTGGATGTTTTACGGACAGTTTCTCTCCTACTTAGCTTCTTTGTATCTACTTCATCTTGAGATGAAAATATTACTGCCCACAAATAGCCGGATAAAACAAGAAAAGCTACCCACCAAGGTAGCTTCTATTTTTTCTTCATTTCCGATGTTTTTTTTACAATAACACCACAAGCAATTCGATCACCAGATTTTCCTGTTGGTTGTGTCATACCATCATCGGGGTTTTCTGTAATAAGAATAGACGCTCCATCTTTCCTATGAATCGTCGTTTTCCCTTCTTCCAATGATATGTGCGGTGCTTCAATTTCCGCTTTAATCTTTCCAGAACCATCTGCAACTACGTTTGGTAAATCACCGTTCTCCGCACCCTTCGGATTCATCAGTCCGTGTTTCTTTTTATCCGGATTAAAATGATTACCAGATGATACAAAACGAGGTGCTTTACATTCTCCTATTTCATGTACATGTAATCCATGTGCACCTGGCGTAAATCCTTCAGCTTTAATAGTTATTTTTACTCCACTCGTTTGTTGAGCTACTTTTGCAGTTCCAACTTCATCGCCTGCAGCATTATGTAATTTCACATCAATTTCTTTCGGTTTTCCTCGGTCACAGCCTGTTATGAGAAATAGTAAACAACAACTGAATAAAAGCTGTTTTTTCATTCCATTCCCTCCAAAATACATACTGCCCTTAGATTGTCCGAGCATAGAGGGAAACATACAAAAATAAGCTAGTGTTTCTTTTCAGCTAAAAGCTTCTCTTCTACTTTCTGTAATTGCTCCGCTTCTCGTTTTGATACGCGAATAAACATACGCCACGTAGCAATCGCACCAATTAT
The DNA window shown above is from Bacillus clarus and carries:
- a CDS encoding superoxide dismutase family protein — encoded protein: MKKQLLFSCCLLFLITGCDRGKPKEIDVKLHNAAGDEVGTAKVAQQTSGVKITIKAEGFTPGAHGLHVHEIGECKAPRFVSSGNHFNPDKKKHGLMNPKGAENGDLPNVVADGSGKIKAEIEAPHISLEEGKTTIHRKDGASILITENPDDGMTQPTGKSGDRIACGVIVKKTSEMKKK